The sequence CGTAGAAATCTTCGCCCTGCTCTCCCCGGCCCTGGATTCGATCTCCACGGCGGTCAGCCGTGCCTCCGAGTTCGACCCGGCCACCAGCACTGCGGTGTTTCGCATTGGCTTGTCCGACGATGTCGAATTCGCGTTGCTGCCGCAGTTGCTCAAGCGCCTGCGGGCCGAGGCCCCGGGAATCGTGCTGGTGGTACGCCGCGTCAACTACATCTTGATGCCAGGCCTGCTGGCCTCCGGGGAAATTTCCATCGGCGTCAGCTACACCACCGACCTGCCGGCCAACGCCAAGCGCAAGGTACTGCGGCGCAGTGTGCCCAAGCTGCTGCGGGCCGACAGCGTGCCGGGTGCGTTGAGCCTGGATGATTTTTGCGCTCGCCCCCACGCCCTGGTGTCATTCGCTGGAGACTTGAGCGGGTTTATCGATGAGGAACTGGAAAAGCTCGACCGCAAGCGCCACGTGGTGCTGGCCGTGCCGCAGTTCAACGGGTTGGGCACGCTGCTGGCGGGCACGGACATCCTGGCCACCGTGCCAGACTATGCCTCCGAAGCGTTGACCGCTGCCGGTGGCCTGCGCGCGGAAGACCTGCCATTGCCAACACGCTCTTTTGAGCTGCACATGGCGTGGCGCGGGTCGCAGGATAATGATCCGGGGGAACGTTGGTTGAGATCGCGGATTCAGATGTTCTTTGGCGATCCGGACAGCCTGTAAACCGGCAAGAGCTACCGACACCGGCAGCTCTTGCGCTTGGAGTTGCAAGTACTCCTTGAAAAAGTAATCACGTTGCTACCGAAGTGACTCAGCCAGTATCGCTGCTGAATCTGCAACCTTGCGCCGCCGACGTTCGAACCATAGATACACCACGGGTGTGGTGTAGAGCGTGAGGATCTGCGACACCGCCAACCCGCCGACAATCGCGATACCCAGCGGCTGACGCAATTCGGAGCCGGCGCCGTGACCAAAGGCCAGTGGCAGCGCTCCCAGCAACGCTGCCAACGAGGTCATCAGGATCGGGCGCAGCCGCAACAGGCAACCTTCACGCACCGCCTCACGGGGTGACAAG is a genomic window of Pseudomonas sp. ADAK18 containing:
- a CDS encoding LysR substrate-binding domain-containing protein: MNRNDLRRVDLNLLIVFETLMHERSVTRAAEKLFLGQPAISAALSRLRGLFDDPLFVRTGRSMEPSARAVEIFALLSPALDSISTAVSRASEFDPATSTAVFRIGLSDDVEFALLPQLLKRLRAEAPGIVLVVRRVNYILMPGLLASGEISIGVSYTTDLPANAKRKVLRRSVPKLLRADSVPGALSLDDFCARPHALVSFAGDLSGFIDEELEKLDRKRHVVLAVPQFNGLGTLLAGTDILATVPDYASEALTAAGGLRAEDLPLPTRSFELHMAWRGSQDNDPGERWLRSRIQMFFGDPDSL